tggtcaccctatttccccCACTCACCATGCTGAGTTACTACACCCAGCCCTATGGAAAGCAAGGCTGTCCTCTTTTCTTAGCCTACAGCACCATCTAGTGAAAAAACACTGGTTGAATGATCGGTTCCTAGtaaattattcagtgaattttgctcctttcttcctctctttctctgggAATCATTCCCAAACTGGCCCCAATTCCTAAGGATACGGTCATCACTCCTGAATACTCACTGGCCCCCTCTGCAGTTGTGAGGCTAAAGGTTCATGCTGCCCATTCTCTATGGAGGGCGGAGGGCAGTTTCCTACGTCGCGGGATGTTGCTGGGTTCCCTGGCTGTATGGCTGAGACCCAGATGAATAATGAAGAGCATAACCATGGAGAGTGAAGAGACATTCCTCAAACACTCCTTGCTCAGACTCTGCTCTTGTGGGTGATGCTGAGCCATGCAAGGCTGGGGGCGCCGCCCACATCCCAACCTTCTCTGTGCACAGAACTCCCTGTCGGGTTGCCCATGTGAATACAGATGCATCTGAAGTGCTGCTGTTCTTGTATTCTTGGCTTTTTCCTGAACACACGCTGCCCGTAAACCCTGTCCTCAGAACACACCAGGAAGGAGGAAATGGGTGAAGCCAAAGGAAGGTTTCACTGGAGCGCGTTATGTTTCTCCAGCCATGAAGAACAAGCATTAGgtttgtcatagaatcatagaagatcagggttggaagggacctcaggaggtcatctagtccaaccccctgctcaaagcaggaccaatccccaactaaatcatcccagccagggctttgtcaagcctgaccttaaaaacctctaaagaaggagattccaccacctccctatgtcATCTTGGCCACACCTGAGACCGAAGCAGGGAGCTGTGAGAGCTGAAGTCACGAGTCTCTCACCAGCTAGGGCTAGAACAGACGTACATACTCTATGGATCGGGCagtgagagagagacccaaaacACACACTGATCAGTGGGTTACATAAGCTCATCCGTCCCACAGCTACAGGTGAGAGGGACTCTCTTCCTCACtcaagctgtgtctacactgcagagcttATGCCAGCTTAGATGTATGCCAGTGTACATCAAAAGAAGGAGTTTTTTTGTCAGCAGAGTAACATCACCTCCCTGAACATTAGTTATGCTGACAGTGCAACCTTCTGTCAGCATAACTACATCTCCATGGGGAGTTTTGTTGGCataactatattgctcagggTGTGTTTTTCACACTGGGGacagacatagctatgccagaaTAGGCTCTGTTAGGCAGATGCTGCCTCATTCTTTGTTCTCTTCATGTGTTTCTTCCATTCAGGGAGCCAGAACAATGCCATGTGATTTGCTTCATACTACACATCACATAGAGTCAACACAAACATTTgactatcatagaatcacagaatatcagggttggaagggacctcaggaggtatctagtccaaccccctgctcaaagcaggaccaattccaaactaaatcatcccagcccaggctttgtcaagctgggccttaaaaacttctaaggatggagattccactgcctccctaggtaacccattccagtgcttcactgagGAGCTGAGACATgcagctggagggaaggaggtggggtgtatgtgtgtgtatatgtgtcaCAGCCAAAATCAGAAAAGCAGGTAGTGTTCTGGTACTCTAGCACTGAGCCTAGGACTTTggagatctaggttcagttcCTTGCCAGGAGATGGCAACACGCTCATTGGTAAGATgatgctcagagagagagagagtgagtcttttgggcagagtgctggctggaaagaggtTTGAAATTCTGAACAAAGAATCTGCTCCATGTTGTTTAATTCCTCCTTTAGGCAGGGTCTTTTTGTACactccttgtaaataaacaagattgcatcaaaatACATCTGACTCCCTCATCCATTTCTCCTCTCAACAGAAACAATCCACAAGACCTCAAATATGGGCTAAAAAGGTGTAACTATTTAAAGAACAACAAGAAAGACTAAAAGTAAAGTTCCCAGGAGCCAGCACCGTGTGTACATTTACCCTCTAGTATGCTGCATCAGCTCAGGGAACAACCTGGCTGCTGAACTTTGCATGCAGGGAGGGTAGTTAGGCAATTCAAGGTGCTACATATAGAAAGCAACAGGCTGCTAACTACATACAGTACTGAGGTTTGGAAGCATCCTCATTCGGGGGCTGTTCTGTCTGTTGAGTCTCAGGAACTGAATTTGAGGAGCTAACCTGGGTCTCACCGCAGATGGGATGGGACTCATCTCTGCTGTTTCTGGTTTCTCATGCATCCTGACTTGCCGGACAACTGCTGACCTTTCTGCTCTGGGTCTTGTCTGCTGCTTAATGCCAGCCAGCTGCGGAGACGGAGGTAGACTCTGAGGCTGGCACAGAGAGATGCGCACAGATAAGGGATTCTGGTAGAAGGGATACAGAGTGCTGATTCTGGGTAGGGGTGCATTGTCAGGTCTGCAACATGCATCCCTCTTCCCCCGCCTCGTGGAGAAGCCCAGCAGAGGCTGCTGAACCTGGGCAAGGGCCAGTGTGtaggaaggggcagggatggcAGATCTGTAGAAATTTTAGTggtgcccagagcctgcccctgcccaaactccactcccccacctgcccaaggctctgggaaggagtttgagtgagagaggaggtctggggtgcagggccgaggctgggacaggggattggggtgcaggttctgggagggagtttggtgatGGGAGTGGTGCAGacggctggggtgcaggggtgagggctgtggggtgtggctgcagatgaggggtttggagtatgggaggggctcagggtgagagtagggatgtaggggttgagggctctgtctggggctggggataaggtgtttggggtgctggaggggctcagggctagggtagaggGTTGAGGGTATGGTGGTGTGGGGGGTGAAAGCCCCAAAttttggtggagctgggcccctggctctgaatattgctggtgccctgGCACCATGTGGGTATGGAACTCACCGCCTATGGGAAGGGGATGGTCACTGTGACAGGGTCTGTGTCTGTGTTGAGGGGGGGTGGGAATATCCCAGTGTTGATTATTGCTGATCAATACTGGAGCTGGATGGGACATGTTTTTTCCTGTCGTGCAAGAGTTTTCGAGATTTCAAAAACTTTTCCTGTTCCAACattgatgaaaagtcaaaaatcttgaaaatgttcacaaactgATAATGGGAgcggagaggggatggagtgagtcagctggaatgttttgtttcaatgttgacactgacaaaaatattttattggggGGGCTTATGACTTAACTgaaatttcagaatggaaaattgtttcaaataaaaaaaaaaatgagacttttctttcagaaaatgtcAGAGCGGAGCATTGGAACAACTCTGAAACCTCTAAATTCCAATGGGGAAACTAATCCAAACCAATCTTCTCTTGCTAACAGGTTTGGTTCtgacaaattgacattttctgacGAAAAAAGTCTCAttagaaaattcctgaccagctctaatcaatATGGTCTTCACGTCCATTCCCCAGCCCCTGGGCTGAGGGCAGCATCCAGCGGGATAGAACAGGAAAGATGCATCCTGCAGATGCTGTGATTCCCCTGGGGAGTGGATATGGGGATCAGTCCCTCGCCATGGGGCTCTGTTGTAGGGTGTGAGGTCTCTGGTCATGCTCACAAGATCTCTATGGCGCTAGACCAATCTATGGGGGCTGGGTGCAGATTGCTTTGTTAGTCCCAACCGAGGCAGAAACATTTGAAGCCCAGAAATGTGGCGTACGAAGAGttgtttccctccccaccctgctccttagGGCCAGCTCCATCACTGAGGGACAGACGGAATTAATCAGAAGTCAAACCAGTGCAAATAAACCGAGACAGTTCCCCGACAAGTTGGTGTCATGAGAAATATGTCAGTGGCTGTCACCAAAACACATTGGCTTCTACCAGGTTTAATTAGACGCTGTCTATTATCGAAGCTCAGGAAGAGGCCGCCCAAAGGAAAGCAGAACGGACTCTGGTTGCTGGGTTTCAGGGGCAGAATGTCACCAGCCGTAACCCTTTGCAGACTGCAGATAAAGGCAGCTCCTACTGGGCGTTCATTTAGCTGGCAGTCTGGAAAGAACCGGGGCTCCGAAATGGCTTCTAAACCGCTGAGAACTAGCCGGTGTGTTCATGAAACTGTGTTGGCTTGTCTTGAGTTCTACTACCCTGCACTCGCTCACAGAGAAACTAAACCGAACAGGCTCTGCTGCTTATAGGACTAGGGAGCTGCTACTCCAGACTCAGCCGGGGGAGCCCACAGCACTAACACATCTGCTTTGGGGTGGATTCTGAGTGTGCACATGGAGAAATCAACTGCCCCCACAAGTGGCGTTAGTTGGCACCCGTAGTACAGACTTGTACAGGGTGTGTAGCTCTGTGGTAAAGCATTTGACTATCTCCCAAGAGGTCCCTGATTCAAATCCAGAAGCCACCTTTGCAGGGATCAGCCTCAATGATcaagtggtcccttctgggcttgaaATGAATCAGCTGGGGTGAGTGAAGTCCCCTGTCACCCGTAAGGGGGCTCCCTCCTGATCAGAGGTGAGGCACATGGTGTCACGGCACCTGAGGCTGCTGCTATGCAGCGAAGCAGAGGCCTTTGCCAGCATGAAGGGCCCAAGACTGGGCTGGGGGAGTGAACCGGTGAgttccttttgatttcagtggggcagaGAGTAAGGTTAGAGGTCTGGCTGGACATTGAGGAGAcaccccccccactcctctgccacagacttcctgtgtgcctgtgagcaagtcacttagaatacaattttcaaaagtgactttggcacTGAGGAAGCACCTAAGTCTCATTGGCACCTAGGCACCTGCTTCTCttggtcagttttgaaaatgagacttaggcacttttgaccATTGTACCCtggctttgtgcctcagtttcccctctgtagaATGGGGCTAATAACCCTGCCCTGCCTGACAGTGgtgctgtgagaataaatacattaaagactgtttGGTGATCTGATACCTTGGTGACAGGGCCAGATAAGTACAGGTGACTGTTAGGATCAGGGTTCACATTCACACAAACAATTGCGAAGTTAAATGAATGAACACTCCCGCAAGCCCCTTGTTTTTCAGGGCTGTGTGGACGGCTCTGATCAGCAATGCGATGGATTCACACACAGGCTCTGGAATCTAAATGGCTCAGGACTGATGCTgatttatgggccagatcttgTCTGAAAGATCCTTTTATGGTCTTGAAATAACACAGGATCTGGGCGTTTTGCTATTTTCACCGCCTGGGATTGAGAAGACCTGATGTCACAATATTAGCTCAGTCCTGTTTACGGAGCCTatggttaaatatatttaaaaaaaaagccctatGCAAAACCAGGTAGACAAGGAAGCCACAATGCCAGTGATTGGATTCTTGCCTTGGCAGTaggagagggggagaaattgCCATGATTGCAAAGTCGGCCTGGATAATATTCAGGTGGTCCTGAGAGCACATTGCTGTTTGGGAAAAGTGATACTTAGACCTCCTTCTGTCCTGCTGAATGGGTTGACACTTGCACGTGACACAGTTATTTAAATGTCTGATTACTGGGCACTTCCCCCTCTCCTGTAGAAAGCCAAGGATATTTATTGCAATAAAAGAAACTTCTAATCCTATGTCAGTGCCCCCCGGTGAATGCCAATTTGGCATGGACTGGACAGTGGCTCTGCGAATTCAGTGGGACAGAACCGCTTCTGATCCTGTGAATTTCATTGTGCATGTACCTCAATGAGCAATGCCTGGTTTAAAACGACCTATGTACGCCTGGCCATCTCTGCATATGCTGAGGCCCTGCGACAGAGCCCAAATGAATTAACCCTCTCCCCAAACAGTGAGGCCTGCAAATTGATCTCTGTTGTATTTGTAGGTTTCGGATTTTAGATAAAATACACGGAGGTATATTAGAAGCTGTCAGTATTTTTGGCAGGTTCATTTCAACAACTCAGCCGGTGATTAATAACTTTGATTAAATACTTTACATTTTCCCTGGCTTATGTTcctgtttttccatttctaatctgATCCAGTCTCTGTACCCTCTTTGTTCTAGGATGACCTTTGAGAGTCCAGCCTGTCTTGCACACAGTTCCACAGCTGGGTTAGGAGGGGGTTTCACTGGCTGCACGAGGTCCTGTTGAAAAACTGATtattctccctccccactccaagcCTATTTCATGAAAAAGTGCTCAATGCCCGGCTGTGTCAATCACCACCACCAGACATCAGAAGTTAAGCAGATGGAGAATTCACCTTCCCTAGCTCTAAAAGATCAAGTCCCTGCCATTTGAGCTAACCTGCCAGCTGTATATGGCCTCAGGGCATCTGCGGCCTGTGGTGTATTCGCTCAGTTCAGCAGCCATCCTTTGCTACATCCATAGCACGCAGTCATGAGAGTGAGGTCCCATGAGACCTGTGTGGGATGGAGACAAAGGGGCGTCCCTCGTCCCATGGGTAGGGGGTGGTTGGAGGAAGAGAGCAAGGTGATGGGGAAGCCTTAAAATGATCAGAGTTCAAGTTTGGGTTAGAAAAGCCTCTGACCCCGGTGGATTTTCCCACCGCCGCTGGATCCCTCCCAGCTGGGTTCTGGTATTTGCTCTACACAGCGGGGCCGGCAAACCAGATCAAAGAAGCCACCGGTTAATCTCCCCTCGGTTGCTGTGTTAAGTGGTTGTCAGCAACATAACATCCCGTGGGGCCAGAGCAAATGGAGACTAGCTCCTTGGCACTCTGTGGGGTCCCTCCCggctggcagcagggagcagagttTTATCCAACAGGCTGGAATGAGCAGCGGAGCCTGCAGATGGCGAAGGTCAATGGGAGGGCTCATACAGGAAACACTCTGCTCATACAGAGGCCAGCCCTCAGCCGCCTGACAGCTCTGTACACGAGGCAGGTAAATATTTCCATTGCCCTTGGATGGGTGATGCCCTGTGCAGCGTCGGAGAGGGAAGATGGAAGGAGCTTCTTTCCCTGCGCAAGAGTTGGAGGCCGGATCGTCCCCTATCCATAAGGGAAGCCGGCCAAAGGGAATCCTGCATCCCTCCTGGTTGgtcagcaggaggctgcagtctGCAGGAGGGGTTCATGCCCAGACCATGCTCCCCCATTCCCGCCCAATCTCTGCCATCCTGCCCAAGCCAGGTCAAATCGGTCTCAGCCATGCTGTGGCCAAGGCCTCTAGTGGTTGGTCTTGACACTGCCCCACTGTGGATCCTGTTTCTGGAAAGCCTGCTGGAGTCAATACCTTTGCAAGCCAGTCCCCGCCTCCCGTTGACGTCCGCGTAGCACCTGCtccagaaggggagagggagggggcgaTGCTATAAATGCAAAGGGGACAGAACTGAGCCCTAGAGTGTCACCTGTGCCCTGGGATCCTTCACTGCATTTTAGGATGGAGCTGCCCTGGGCGCCCTGCAGAGCTTGGGATGTTTGTCTCTTCAAAGCTTTGCTGGCTGAGTTTATGGGCACCGGGATCTTTCTCTTCGCTGGCTTGGCCTCCATCACTCCTTGGACTCAGCCTGCAGTTGACCCAGGGAATCCGGGCATCACTGCCCAGAGCCAGTCCTCCGGGGTTGGTTCTGAGCCGAGCGGTACCGTGTACTCAGCTGTTGCTGCCACTCCCAGCCTGGGGGATGTGGGGACGCAGGCTCCTTGCAGCCTGGCCTCCCCAAACCCGCTCCACGTGTCACTGGCCTTTGGGAGCTCGGTGGCTCTCATGTCCTACTGTGCCTTGCCCCTGAGCGGCGGTCATCTGAACCCGGCGGTGACCGTCTCCATGCTGGTGGCTGTGAAAGTGAGGCCAGCCTGGGCTGTGTGCTACATCCTGGCACAGCTGCTCGGAGGCATCACCGCCTCGGCTGTCCTCTACGGGCTGACTCCAGAACACGCCCGGGGGGAGATGGGTGTCAACAAGGTGAGTAATGAATCCTAGAGCCCTGGGGAGTTGGCTCTTCTAGGAGAGGTCTCAAGCAGGAGGTGGGCCATGTGcattagagatgggcctggatCAAATCCAACTCTGTGCAGCCCTGGACTGGGTGCAAGGGGGCCTCTGAACTTGGTGTCAGAACCAGTGTATTCTGACCCTTTCGAAATGACATATTTTGGCTTTTAATTTCAAAACCGTGTTTCAGTTTGAAATTTAATTCGATTTACAAACCAGCCGACCAAATCAAAAACCAGAGGCTGAAAACCACCCAAAGTGGAATGCAAAAGCTGAAAAGAATAGTTTGGTTCCCTTTTCTCCCCAGCTTGTTTCAGGTGTTTTTCAGTCCGAAAAGAATGTtctgttggtgtttttgtttatttgttatttCAGTCAGAGAAagtgaaaaaatccagttttggttcaaaatgaatAATTTTCCCCCCAGATTTTTTGGCTTGGCGACTAAACCGAAAAAATAatcatttgctcagctctagtgaGTTGTTTGTTTCCAGATGCCCCAGGAACAGTTCCAGATGAAAAGAATTTTAGATTAAGAAACCAATCAGAAATTAACATCTCCTGGGGAGAGAGCacggtgtgtgtgtctggggttAGAGTCTGCACTGAATCCAACACACAAAGGATGCCTGTCGCTGCAGACAGGAACGCCCCAAAGAGTGCAGAACAAAAACGGGGGTTAGGGGCAGGTCTGCTCTTAAAACACTGCATTggcatgcagctgcactgccgtAGCGCTTTTAATGAAGACACcgtaagccaacaggagagaacTTCTCCAGTTAGCTTAGTCAATCCAcccgctgtctacactggcgcttagGTTCATATAGCTATGTGGATTCGCATCCCTGAGCGAtttagttatactgaagtaattttGGAGTATAGATCAGGGCTAAGGTAGAGCTGGGCGAAATTTTTTGGCTGGCCAAAaccttttttcagtgaaaagggCAGGCTCAGCacaacaccaaaacattttgcaaattcatgccagtttcaccaaattgtttggGTAAAAATAAAGTGTGTGCCCCTTCCTCTGAAGATTCATCTGTTCCTGGCTGggacaggaaactgggctggaAAGCCGGAGCGGGAGGGGGTCTCTTCCTGTCATGGCACTGCCTGTGTTCTGGGGGTGTTGAAGCCAGGTCCAGTAACAACTCTTGCGATATGGCCTGTCACTCTAATCGGGTGCGGTTTTGTCCCCCTGGTTCGGAGCCCTTCCATGGAAAAGGATGGTGGAATGTTCTAGAAAGCTCTCCCGCCAACggagcgctgtctacaccagggcctGGGTCGGTGTCACTGCATTCCTCggagggtggatttttcacagccctgagcgacgtAGTTCTCCCGATGTAAGTGtgtagcatagacctggcctgagtgttGCCAGGCTGCGTCAGTCCATCCAGCAGTTGCGGCCCAGCTTGCGATAATGCTGAGGGAAGCACGTCCCGCACGAGAGAAAGGGCCCAAGACAGACTAGGCACCGCACAGGGCAAAGGCTGAGGACaggacaggcagagggggctctTCGTAGATTCCAAGGTGAGACGGGACCCCTgcgatcatccagtctgatccctgcgcagcacaggccagagaacgttCCCGGAATAATCCCTGGAGCAGGTACGGCAGCAGTCATTGGTGTTGACTCTCTGTTTGCAAGCAGGGTGTGGCCTCCATTTGCTAGAAGGCTCCGGGTTTGCAAGGGGGAACCTCTTATTGCTGGGGGCATCTATGGGAGGACACAGCCTCTGCCCTTGTCTCCTATCGTGAGAGTGAAGGCAGATGGGGTCACAAGCTGAGGGGCTGGGTAGATCTTCACGTTGTGTTACTAAATGCCCCCTCCTCCAACCCACCGGAATCCCCTCCCAGGGCACAGTACCCTCCCTCGCCGATCCCCGCCGCACGATCCACCTCTTCCTGGCCCTGTGCCACGTGGCAAGGTGCCCCACTGTCCCCTCCCTCAGCCACAGCCCGCCCCCGTTTCTTTCCCCTCCACATGACTCCTGATGCCAGGGCAGGTCCCAGGGCTGTGAAAACAGCTCCCGTCCCCCCGTCGCCTGCCCTGCCAAGCTACCTGCCTGAGTACAGAGCCTGCCCCTGGGCTCCTGGCACCCTCCTTCTTTCTGCTTCCTCAGCCACGCGGATTGGCAATACAGCAGCCTGCCAGCGCAGAGATCCAGAGCGCTTCCTCGTCCCAGTCCCCTACCAGCAGCCGTTACTGACACCTAGGtactgttttttgctgcccccatCACAATTTGCTACTCCTACCAGCCCCCATCCTCAGGGACAGGCCAGGGCTGAGATATTTGGCAAAACAGATCGCAGGGGCGGCCTCAAGACTGGCCCGGGCAGGGGGAGCTGAAAATCAGGATTCAGGAGCATCGGCAGAGGTGGGTTCCCACCTGAATTGCAGGAGGTTTCTCAGGCCAGGAGAGAGGCACGTTAGGAGAAATGTGTGAGGTCTCAGGATTGCaataagtagggtgaccatatttcccaaagggaaaacacgACACCACACGGGGCAAGCCCAGGGCTCTCCCCCACATGCAGGGGTGGTCCGAACCACTTGCCCGAGCTGCTTCCCACAATGGGGCTGGCCCTATTGCTGCTCAGCCAAGCCCTACCTGGCCTCCCCCATGAGGTTGTGACCGGCGTTGCTtgagccctgcctgccacccacccgagccctgcctccccagctgTGTGGGGCGGGGATCTCCGCTTGCCACTGCCCCGCCCCAGCATGTTCCGCCGCATCCcactttttgacaaaaaaacGTTGTTGATTGAGTTGGTGAGAGGCAATGGGACAAACGCCCACCTTTGCCAAAAAATCcaggacagagcttaaaaaagggacggtcccagccaaaatgggacctctggtcaccctagcgatAGGAAGCTCATCGCAGAGTGGTGTAGGACCACACTGGTGGGTGCGGGGGGAGCAAGCTTTTATCTGTACGGTGCTGGTTCTCACCAGTGCACGCAAACctcttggggtgaggagggatagctcagtggcttaaGCATTGGCCTCTAAATCCAGGGTTATGAATTCtatccttgatggggccatttaggCGAACTGAgataaaaaactgtctggggattgggtcctgctttgaacagggggtggg
This is a stretch of genomic DNA from Chelonoidis abingdonii isolate Lonesome George chromosome 21, CheloAbing_2.0, whole genome shotgun sequence. It encodes these proteins:
- the LOC116821438 gene encoding aquaporin FA-CHIP-like, whose translation is MELPWAPCRAWDVCLFKALLAEFMGTGIFLFAGLASITPWTQPAVDPGNPGITAQSQSSGVGSEPSGTVYSAVAATPSLGDVGTQAPCSLASPNPLHVSLAFGSSVALMSYCALPLSGGHLNPAVTVSMLVAVKVRPAWAVCYILAQLLGGITASAVLYGLTPEHARGEMGVNKLAPGVTLLQALGIEVIVSFQLVLCILATSGSKRDPSKGGHLVIGLSVMLGHLVAIGYTGCSMNPARSLGPALITFEFANHWVFWLGPLGGGLAAAILNELVLAPTGSGFRQWLTMLQEGPKAECNLQPKAESTPQEMGLSEVP